The following proteins are co-located in the Solanum pennellii chromosome 8, SPENNV200 genome:
- the LOC107027274 gene encoding protein FAM136A-like: MDAIAAAEERIITERIRQKINEVNTAAQTQLSGVQDHVHFTLQQAYFKCAYECFDRRKKQEDIDNCVEYCSVPVLKAQNFIESEMADFQEKMNRSLMVCQDKFEAAKLQKNKSDAMKDMESCVDQSIQDSIKTLPHLVGKFKVSLGITE, from the exons ATGGATGCCATAGCTGCAGCTGAAGAGAGAATTATTACAGAAAGAATTAGGCAGAAAATCAACGAAGTTAATACAGCCGCACAAACACAACTCTCTGGTGTTCAAGATCATGTCCATTTTACTCTTCAG CAAGCTTACTTCAAATGTGCCTATGAATGCTTTGATAGAAGGAAAAAACAAGAGGATATAGACAATTGTGTTGAGTATTGCAGTGTTCCTGTTCTTAAAGCTCAGAATTTTATTGAGAGTGAAATGGCCGATTTTCAG GAAAAGATGAACAGGTCACTAATGGTCTGCCAGGACAAGTTTGAGGCCGCTAAACTCCAGAAGAACAAAAGCGACGCCATGAAGGATATGGAATCATGCGTAGACCAGTCAATTCAAGATAGCATAAAGACATTACCGCATCTGGTTGGCAAATTCAAGGTTTCCCTCGGCATTACTGAGTAG
- the LOC107026959 gene encoding shewanella-like protein phosphatase 2 has product MESQANLTCQNLPTIFSSFVDTFVDFSVSGGIFLPPPITPKPQNPLQTIFPSPTRLIAIGDIHGDFQKSKESFKLAGLIDDHDKWCGGSTTVVQIGDVLDRGGEELKILYFLEKLKREAAKVNGNLITMNGNHEIMNVDGDFRYVTKEGLKEFQDWAMWYSVGIDMKKLCNGLGEKGRFKDLLEGIPLEFRGVRPEYFEGIRIRIAALRPKGPISERFLSKNQTVVVVGDSVFVHGGLLPKHVDYGFENVNEEVRDWICGLKGRVSRDLVRGKDSIVWLRRFSNELAKDCDCSTLEHVLATIPGAKRMIMGHTIQESGINGVCGNQAIRIDVGMSKGCTNGLPEVLEIDRYKGLRILTSNPLYQNGKEPSLEAKPKDGLGFLLPELGPKQVEVKA; this is encoded by the coding sequence ATGGAGTCACAAGCGAATCTAACATGCCAAAATCTCCCCACAATCTTCTCCTCTTTCGTTGACACATTTGTCGATTTCTCTGTCAGCGGTGGTATTTTCTTACCGCCGCCAATAAccccaaaaccccaaaatccatTACAAACAATCTTCCCTTCTCCGACTCGTTTAATTGCTATAGGTGATATCCATGGtgattttcaaaaatccaaAGAATCCTTCAAACTTGCTGGATTAATTGATGATCATGATAAATGGTGTGGTGGGTCAACAACAGTTGTACAAATAGGTGATGTGCTAGACCGTGGTGGTGAAGAGttgaaaattctttattttcttgaaaaattgaaaagggAAGCTGCAAAGGTAAATGGCAATTTAATTACTATGAATGGTAATcatgaaattatgaatgttgATGGTGATTTTAGGTATGTTACTAAAGAGGGCCTTAAAGAATTTCAAGATTGGGCTATGTGGTATTCTGTAGGTATTGATATGAAAAAGTTGTGTAATGGGTTGGGTGAAAAAGGGCGTTTTAAAGATCTTCTTGAAGGGATTCCTTTAGAATTTCGCGGTGTTAGACCGGAATATTTTGAAGGGATTAGAATCCGTATTGCAGCATTAAGGCCAAAGGGACCTATTTCGGAGAGGTTTTTATCGAAAAATCAAACAGTTGTTGTGGTTGGTGATTCCGTGTTTGTACATGGTGGGCTTTTGCCTAAACATGTGGATTATGGATTCGAGAATGTGAATGAGGAAGTGAGGGATTGGATTTGTGGATTGAAGGGAAGAGTTTCAAGGGATTTAGTGAGGGGAAAGGATTCTATTGTTTGGTTGAGGAGGTTTTCGAATGAGTTAGCGAAGGATTGTGATTGTTCTACTCTTGAACATGTGCTTGCTACTATTCCTGGAGCGAAGAGGATGATAATGGGACATACGATTCAAGAAAGTGGGATAAACGGAGTTTGTGGTAACCAAGCTATAAGGATTGATGTGGGAATGTCAAAGGGATGTACTAATGGATTGCCGGAGGTTTTAGAGATTGATAGGTATAAAGGGTTGAGAATTTTGACATCGAATCCGTTGTATCAAAATGGAAAGGAACCTTCTTTGGAAGCTAAACCTAAGGATGGTCTTGGTTTCCTGCTCCCTGAACTAGGACCAAAGCAAGTCGAGGTGAAGGCATAA
- the LOC107028935 gene encoding protein IQ-DOMAIN 14-like translates to MGKKGSWFSAIKRVFTPSSKEKLPNESEKKGAKEKKNRGKLKHGETKSFIPLFREPSSIEKILGEVDEEMLLSPRFTLPAGAVSPRISSYRFATPTATSPRVASPKASSRRVTSPKAPSQRVTSPRAISPKAHPPRVPSPNVSRNRKEISYAYRPEPTLRALNLSATKIQAAYRGYMARRSFRALRGLVRLQGVVRSSNVKKQTANAMKQMQLLVRVQTQIQSRRIQMLENQALQHQAYKNDKDVESTISKWTQLCEAGNNDNWDDSLLTKEEVEGRLRKKVEAVIKRERAMAYAYSHRLWKNDPKSALDMGANGFPWWWNWLERQLPSRNANKTPSAMKDIKLTPPRAISEHKPSPTPLNNVTFRRILSDYDNNESSVTPMSTKSAIPMRGKQMHTPIRTPPMNNSSLKKYSRGRASASNYPFDLPLKDDDSLTSCPPFSVPHYMSQTASATAKAKARANSNPKERNPEKQSYDTKKRFSFPLTPNIWSSKWSKGSGKDSASRKEVDKHESMADHISVDSTVSMPAVVGGRRPFNRFV, encoded by the exons ATGGGAAAAAAAGGCAGTTGGTTTTCTGCCATCAAAAGGGTGTTTACACCTAGCTCAAAAGAGAAATTACCTAAT GAATCAGAGAAGAAAGGCGCTAAGGAAAAGAAGAATCGCGGAAAACTGAAGCATGGAGAGACTAAATCATTTATCCCTCTCTTTAGAGAGCCAAGTAGTATTGAGAAAATACTTGGAGAAGTAGATGAAGAAATGCTACTTTCTCCAAGATTTACTTTACCCGCGGGAGCTGTCTCTCCTCGGATCTCTTCTTATAGGTTTGCCACTCCTACCGCTACGTCTCCAAGAGTTGCCTCTCCTAAGGCTTCCTCTCGCCGGGTTACTTCACCTAAGGCTCCTTCACAAAGGGTTACTTCTCCAAGAGCTATATCTCCTAAGGCTCATCCTCCAAGGGTACCTTCTCCTAATGTTAGTCGTAACCGCAAAGAAATCAGCTATGCTTATAGACCAGAACCAACTTTGAGAGCTCTCAATCTTTCAGCAACAAAAATACAGGCAGCCTACAGAGGTTACATG GCAAGGAGGAGTTTCAGAGCTTTGAGGGGTTTAGTAAGGCTTCAAGGAGTTGTGAGAAGTAGTAATGTAAAAAAGCAAACAGCAAATGCAATGAAACAGATGCAACTTCTTGTTAGAGTCCAAACTCAAATTCAGTCGAGGAGGATCCAAATGTTGGAAAACCAAGCACTTCAACACCAAGCATACAAAAACGACAAGGATGTCGAGAGCACCATCAGTAAATGGACTCAACTG TGTGAGGCAGGTAACAATGATAATTGGGATGATAGTTTGCTGACTAAAGAAGAAGTAGAAGGAAGGCTGAGGAAAAAAGTGGAAGCAGTCATCAAAAGGGAGAGAGCAATGGCATATGCATATTCTCACCGG CTATGGAAAAATGATCCAAAATCGGCTTTGGATATGGGAGCTAACGGTTTTCCATGGTGGTGGAATTGGTTAGAACGTCAACTACCTTCAAGAAACGCTAACAAAACTCCATCTGCTATGAAAGATATCAAACTAACACCACCAAGGGCAATCTCAGAGCACAAACCAAGTCCAACGCCTCTAAACAACGTTACTTTCAGACGTATACTCTCAGATTACGACAACAATGAATCATCAGTTACACCAATGTCAACCAAGTCAGCAATTCCAATGAGGGGAAAACAGATGCATACACCAATTAGAACACCACCAATGAACAACTCAAGTCTAAAGAAGTACTCGAGAGGTCGAGCTAGTGCTTCTAACTACCCTTTTGATCTTCCATTAAAAGACGATGATAGCCTCACGAGCTGTCCACCGTTTTCAGTACCACATTACATGTCACAAACAGCATCAGCTACAGCTAAAGCTAAAGCCAGAGCAAATAGCAATCCTAAGGAGAGAAATCCAGAAAAACAATCCTATGacacaaagaaaagattttcatttcctttgactccaAATATATGGTCATCTAAGTGGAGTAAAGGGTCTGGAAAGGATTCTGCTTCACGAAAAGAAGTCGATAAACACGAGTCCATGGCTGATCATATAAGTGTGGATTCAACTGTTTCGATGCCCGCGGTTGTTGGTGGGAGAAGACCATTTAACAGATTTGTGTGA